The Chitinophagales bacterium genome includes the window ATGCTCCGCTATTTTTTCAAATGCTCTATGGATATATCCCACGGTAGCTTCGGAGCTCAGAATACGTTCGCCATCTACCTTAAGCACATTTTGAAATATACCATGAGTAGCAGGGTGAGTAGGACCTAGATTGAGGGTAGCTATTTCACCATCAAAATTATCATACATTTCAAAATTAGAATTCGCCATGCTTATCTTTATTTTTCTTTAAATATTTCAATTATTCTAAACTTAGTTATAAGATTCGGTTAATCAAAAAACTATCTACCGAAATACTTATCTTCTTTATCATCTCTTGTCGCATCTTCCAACTTATATTCCTTTCTCATTGGGAAATAGTCCATATCGTCAACATTTAGAATGCGTTTAAGATTAGGATGACCCTCAAATTCTATTCCGAAGAAATCATATTCTTGCCGCTCTTGCCAGTTGGCAGATGGGAATAGACTTGTAACCGATTTTATCTTAGGATTTGAAATCGGAAAATATGCTTTCACACGAAGACTATAGCCCGAGACTAAGTTTTTCACTTGATACATGACTCCTAGCTCTGCGTCTTTCTTTTCTGGAAAATGCAAGCCACACATAGTCGTTAAAATATCAAGCTTTGTTGCTGATTCATTTTTTAAATATTGCAATACATCATATGCAGCTTCGCGATTGACCTCGACAATCAAGGTATCATAGTCTATTTCTGATTTTAAAACTTTATTTCCAAATTTGGACTGAAGTTCATTCAATACTTCCTCGTTCGTTGGCATATTTCTAATCAATATTATAAGTATCTAGTAATTTTTTATACTCAGGCATATTTCTTCGTCTAATAGATTCC containing:
- a CDS encoding NADH-quinone oxidoreductase subunit C, yielding MPTNEEVLNELQSKFGNKVLKSEIDYDTLIVEVNREAAYDVLQYLKNESATKLDILTTMCGLHFPEKKDAELGVMYQVKNLVSGYSLRVKAYFPISNPKIKSVTSLFPSANWQERQEYDFFGIEFEGHPNLKRILNVDDMDYFPMRKEYKLEDATRDDKEDKYFGR